Proteins found in one Prosthecobacter sp. genomic segment:
- a CDS encoding FadR/GntR family transcriptional regulator, whose protein sequence is MAFSTIKPQRSLVEEVCARIAAEIRDEITVGDGWLPPERDLALKLGVSRPVIREATKRLELQGLLEVKHGVGTKIVDKLHKPLNGSLALLIPDDKERLRQLIQVRFMLEPENARLAAENASAAQIRKLRTALKQLEDARDFETAVVADMTFHRELAAASGNQIVTLLLHSLSELIQTSLSRGYSRTSTANAVRQHAAVLCAIEKRDPAAAAKAMREHLITAEADLALPKPKKSH, encoded by the coding sequence ATGGCTTTTTCAACCATCAAACCCCAGCGCAGCCTCGTCGAGGAGGTGTGCGCCCGCATCGCCGCGGAAATCCGCGATGAGATCACGGTGGGCGATGGCTGGCTGCCACCGGAGCGTGATCTGGCGCTCAAGCTCGGTGTGAGCCGGCCTGTGATTCGCGAGGCGACGAAGCGGCTCGAACTGCAAGGCCTGCTTGAAGTGAAGCATGGCGTGGGCACCAAGATCGTGGACAAGCTGCACAAGCCGCTCAACGGCTCGCTGGCGCTCCTGATTCCCGATGACAAGGAACGCCTGCGCCAGTTGATCCAGGTGCGCTTCATGCTGGAGCCGGAGAACGCCCGGCTCGCGGCGGAGAACGCCAGCGCGGCGCAGATTCGCAAACTGCGCACGGCGCTGAAGCAGCTTGAGGACGCGAGAGACTTCGAGACCGCCGTGGTGGCAGACATGACCTTCCACCGCGAGTTGGCGGCGGCCTCGGGCAATCAAATCGTCACGCTGCTGCTGCATTCGCTCTCTGAATTGATCCAGACGAGCCTCAGTCGTGGCTACAGCCGTACTTCGACGGCGAATGCGGTGCGCCAGCATGCGGCGGTGCTCTGCGCCATAGAGAAACGCGATCCCGCCGCCGCCGCGAAGGCCATGCGCGAGCATCTGATCACCGCCGAGGCCGATCTGGCGCTGCCGAAGCCGAAAAAATCCCACTGA
- a CDS encoding SDR family oxidoreductase: MSSIFELFSLQGKTAVVIGGTGELCGAVAEGFASAGAEVVLVGRDQTKADKRLETIQAAGGQAYFVSADASRKADLQILLDQVLERSGGCHILVNGAGVNSATPFLDIAEEEYDRIMNINTKAVFLACQVFGKHFVEEKIAAAIINLGSMSGLLPLSRVFTYSMSKGAVHNLSKNLAREWAPLGIRVNTLVPGFFPAEQNKKVLTPDRVAKIMGHTPMNRFGEARELVAAALLLAGAGGSFITGHEMVVDGGYSSMTI; this comes from the coding sequence ATGTCCTCCATTTTCGAACTCTTCTCTCTCCAAGGCAAAACCGCCGTTGTCATCGGCGGCACTGGCGAACTCTGTGGCGCGGTCGCGGAAGGATTTGCCTCCGCAGGCGCGGAAGTCGTGCTTGTCGGCCGTGATCAAACGAAGGCCGACAAGCGGCTCGAAACGATTCAAGCCGCCGGTGGACAGGCGTACTTCGTCTCCGCCGATGCGAGCCGCAAAGCCGACCTGCAAATCCTGCTCGACCAAGTGCTTGAGCGTTCCGGCGGCTGCCACATCCTCGTCAATGGCGCTGGCGTGAATTCCGCCACGCCGTTCCTCGACATTGCTGAAGAAGAATACGACCGCATCATGAACATCAACACCAAGGCTGTGTTTCTGGCCTGCCAGGTGTTCGGCAAGCATTTCGTCGAGGAAAAAATCGCCGCCGCCATCATCAATCTCGGCTCCATGTCCGGCCTGCTGCCGCTGAGCCGTGTGTTCACCTACTCGATGAGTAAGGGAGCTGTTCACAATCTCAGCAAGAATCTCGCCCGCGAATGGGCACCGCTGGGCATCCGCGTGAACACGCTCGTCCCCGGCTTCTTCCCCGCCGAGCAGAACAAAAAGGTGCTCACGCCCGACCGCGTCGCCAAAATCATGGGTCACACGCCCATGAACCGCTTTGGCGAGGCCAGGGAACTCGTCGCCGCAGCGCTGCTGCTCGCCGGAGCCGGCGGCTCGTTCATCACCGGCCATGAGATGGTCGTGGATGGCGGGTATTCGTCGATGACGATCTGA
- a CDS encoding DUF5069 domain-containing protein codes for MSQIVPLISSAIAGPLGVIHLPRLWQKASLAAAGKLHADYPGIGCGYDQMTLDALGINIETFKTFIATKPSYPQLESWIKKQPGVKLTKGDIYKHNVAIQGYIHDDATRKTILDADGIADDGSVNPGAVDLNNLDDWHIFWAQEIK; via the coding sequence ATGAGCCAGATCGTTCCTCTCATCAGTTCCGCCATCGCCGGCCCGCTCGGCGTCATTCATCTCCCCCGCCTCTGGCAGAAAGCCTCGCTGGCCGCTGCTGGCAAGCTGCACGCGGATTATCCCGGCATCGGCTGCGGCTATGACCAGATGACGCTCGACGCGCTGGGCATCAACATCGAGACCTTCAAGACTTTCATCGCCACGAAGCCGAGCTATCCGCAGCTTGAGAGCTGGATCAAAAAGCAGCCCGGCGTGAAGCTGACGAAAGGCGACATCTACAAGCACAACGTCGCCATCCAGGGCTACATCCATGACGACGCCACCCGCAAGACCATTCTCGATGCCGATGGCATCGCCGATGACGGCAGCGTGAATCCGGGCGCGGTCGATCTGAACAATCTCGACGACTGGCACATCTTCTGGGCGCAGGAGATCAAGTAA
- a CDS encoding serine/threonine-protein kinase has translation MNLVTEQAYLSTCPVCQGQIDVTSLEPFTKLKCPFCGQMVRVRRRFDQFMIIRQIGEGGMSRVFEAEDETLGRRVALKILNRQYSRDAVRLEQFRQEAHITANVTHPNVIKLYSVGYDQGYFYIAMELVGGGSLEQRIKREGHLKEAEALRIGREVAEGLRAAQQLTLIHRDVKPANILFTETGTAKVVDFGLALFVDRGGDQSGEIWATPYYVAPEKVIENKEDYRSDIFSLGATLYHAMTGNPPHKADTNAIEDLRRIKCKRVALGESGLRFSPRTEHVINGMLSFRPEERFSNYDEVVDEMRLAEGLLDRGGVRRRLFSRRAKLIGAIAAAITLAYVVGWMLREGGERRATRAAIQISPADARDLSGGGVTLKADANKKSVSERFADARKQMLELHHPAQAELLFIDIAKDAPQPTENWARFNAALCNIMLDRKKEAADQVGKLSASAELNGLKSFFEKVKERTARSFAQRMAPDSLDYKTDNEEILGYLIHGLVEWHFGDKLFGAQELEDFQTHLKKRLAGTQQPVTAGTANSLEWLSLYDALVEFYKPDIALMRTDVKNPRKAGTLDELRSALAEVEQTRKQLKTGGSFSNEIKEWESEYKREISRITLEQQKKQLQEDKKRRQADLELLAEVHAIVPSLVQGYDYSSAIEMLGSTRLETEDVRTALDGRLYLYTQSRDFVRQLTVDLSGKGWNGTISRREGGQMTGRITCNSDGTTVNVTLERGTLSLPFESLTPESLIEIAQAFGALTTDSTDYYRRQENTAAFARLNGLTQLSATIAAQLMEENGSFRSRWMKVVGAGI, from the coding sequence TTGAATCTCGTCACTGAACAAGCCTATCTGAGCACCTGCCCTGTCTGCCAGGGACAGATCGACGTGACGTCGCTGGAGCCGTTCACCAAGCTGAAGTGCCCCTTTTGCGGCCAGATGGTGCGCGTACGTCGGCGCTTTGATCAATTCATGATCATACGCCAGATCGGCGAGGGTGGCATGAGCCGGGTGTTTGAGGCGGAGGATGAGACACTCGGACGCCGAGTGGCCCTGAAAATCCTCAACCGCCAGTACTCCCGCGATGCCGTGCGCCTGGAGCAGTTCCGCCAGGAAGCTCACATCACCGCGAACGTCACGCATCCGAACGTCATCAAGCTCTACTCCGTGGGCTATGACCAGGGCTACTTTTACATCGCCATGGAGCTCGTCGGCGGCGGCAGCCTGGAGCAGCGCATCAAACGCGAAGGCCATCTGAAGGAGGCCGAGGCCCTGCGCATCGGCCGTGAGGTGGCCGAGGGTCTGCGTGCCGCGCAACAGCTCACGCTGATTCATCGCGACGTGAAGCCGGCAAACATCCTTTTCACCGAAACCGGCACCGCCAAGGTGGTGGACTTCGGCCTGGCTCTGTTCGTGGACCGCGGCGGCGACCAGTCTGGCGAAATCTGGGCCACGCCGTATTACGTCGCGCCGGAAAAGGTCATCGAAAACAAGGAGGATTACCGCAGCGACATCTTCAGCCTTGGCGCCACGCTCTACCATGCGATGACCGGCAATCCGCCGCACAAGGCGGACACGAATGCCATCGAGGACTTGCGACGCATCAAATGCAAACGCGTCGCCCTCGGTGAATCCGGCCTGCGCTTCTCACCACGCACCGAGCATGTCATCAACGGCATGCTCAGCTTCCGTCCGGAGGAGCGTTTCTCGAACTACGACGAGGTCGTCGATGAAATGCGACTGGCCGAGGGCCTGCTGGATCGCGGCGGCGTGCGGCGCAGACTGTTCTCACGCCGTGCGAAGCTGATCGGTGCCATCGCCGCCGCCATCACGCTCGCCTACGTCGTGGGCTGGATGCTGCGCGAAGGCGGTGAGCGCCGCGCCACACGGGCGGCCATCCAGATTTCTCCTGCTGACGCACGCGACCTCTCCGGCGGCGGCGTGACACTCAAAGCGGACGCGAATAAGAAATCTGTTTCCGAGCGCTTCGCCGATGCACGCAAGCAGATGCTCGAACTTCATCATCCCGCTCAGGCGGAACTGCTGTTCATCGACATCGCCAAAGACGCCCCGCAGCCCACAGAAAACTGGGCGCGCTTCAATGCCGCGCTTTGCAACATCATGCTCGACAGAAAAAAGGAGGCAGCGGACCAAGTGGGAAAACTCTCCGCCTCCGCAGAGCTGAATGGCCTCAAGTCTTTCTTTGAGAAGGTCAAGGAACGCACGGCGCGAAGCTTCGCCCAGCGCATGGCACCCGATTCTCTGGACTATAAAACCGACAACGAGGAAATCCTCGGTTATCTGATCCACGGACTGGTCGAATGGCATTTCGGCGACAAACTGTTCGGTGCACAGGAGCTGGAGGACTTCCAGACTCACCTTAAGAAACGCCTTGCCGGCACCCAGCAGCCTGTCACCGCAGGCACCGCGAACTCACTCGAATGGCTCTCCCTCTACGATGCACTCGTGGAGTTCTACAAGCCGGACATCGCGCTCATGCGAACCGACGTGAAAAATCCGCGCAAGGCGGGCACGCTCGACGAACTGCGCTCCGCGCTCGCTGAAGTGGAGCAGACCCGGAAACAGCTCAAAACCGGCGGTTCCTTCAGCAATGAAATCAAGGAGTGGGAGTCTGAATATAAACGTGAAATCTCCCGCATCACGCTGGAGCAGCAGAAGAAGCAGTTGCAGGAGGACAAAAAACGCCGCCAGGCTGACCTCGAACTCCTCGCCGAGGTCCATGCGATCGTGCCCTCCCTCGTGCAGGGCTACGATTACTCAAGTGCCATCGAGATGCTCGGCAGCACGCGTCTGGAAACAGAGGATGTGCGCACGGCGCTCGACGGACGTCTTTACCTCTACACACAGTCGCGTGACTTCGTGCGCCAGCTCACTGTCGATCTCAGCGGAAAAGGCTGGAACGGCACCATCTCGCGTCGTGAAGGCGGCCAGATGACCGGACGTATCACATGCAACTCAGACGGCACCACGGTGAACGTCACCCTCGAGCGCGGCACGCTGTCCCTGCCCTTTGAAAGCCTCACGCCGGAATCTCTCATCGAGATCGCCCAGGCATTCGGTGCCCTGACCACCGACTCCACCGACTACTATCGCCGCCAGGAGAACACCGCCGCTTTCGCCCGCCTCAACGGCCTCACACAACTCTCAGCCACCATCGCCGCCCAGCTCATGGAGGAAAACGGCTCTTTCCGCAGCCGCTGGATGAAGGTGGTGGGCGCGGGGATCTGA
- a CDS encoding RluA family pseudouridine synthase has product MDWTVTETAELGERFDKHLARRLSDMSRSRLQDLIKDGHATLNGKPVKSGATMRAGDVVSVTVPEVAEVEIKAQDIPLTILYEDSDIVVLDKASGLVVHPAEGNPDGTLVNALLHHIDDLSGIGGEMRPGIVHRLDKDTSGCMVVAKNDIAHRRLTEAFAERRLTKIYLTVVNGVPREKSGRIQNYIGRHPVDRKRMSILLDGAGKEAVTEWQLLATDQGCALIQCRLLTGRTHQIRVHMREALQCPILGDPIYAQPAKQRVRVPRLMLHAWKLAFNHPIHDQPMAFEAKLPPEFEPWMNCVQS; this is encoded by the coding sequence ATGGATTGGACCGTCACTGAAACCGCCGAACTCGGCGAGCGTTTCGACAAGCACCTCGCCCGGCGCCTGTCGGATATGTCACGCTCGCGGCTCCAGGACCTGATCAAGGACGGCCACGCCACGCTGAACGGCAAACCGGTCAAATCAGGCGCGACTATGAGAGCTGGGGATGTGGTGAGCGTCACGGTGCCGGAAGTAGCTGAGGTCGAGATCAAGGCCCAGGACATTCCGTTGACGATTTTGTATGAGGATTCCGACATCGTAGTGCTGGACAAAGCATCCGGGCTTGTCGTTCACCCGGCGGAAGGAAATCCTGACGGCACACTCGTGAATGCCCTCCTGCACCACATTGATGACCTCAGCGGCATCGGCGGCGAGATGCGGCCCGGCATCGTCCATCGTCTCGATAAAGACACCAGCGGCTGCATGGTCGTGGCAAAGAATGACATCGCGCACCGCCGCCTGACGGAGGCCTTCGCCGAGCGACGACTCACGAAAATCTACCTCACCGTGGTCAATGGCGTGCCGCGTGAGAAAAGCGGACGCATTCAGAACTACATCGGCAGACATCCCGTGGACCGCAAACGCATGTCCATCCTGCTCGATGGGGCAGGGAAGGAGGCCGTTACCGAATGGCAGTTGCTCGCCACCGATCAAGGCTGTGCGCTAATCCAATGCCGCCTGCTCACCGGGCGCACGCATCAGATTCGCGTTCACATGCGCGAGGCGCTGCAATGCCCCATCCTAGGCGATCCGATTTACGCGCAACCCGCCAAGCAGCGTGTCCGCGTCCCACGTCTCATGCTCCATGCATGGAAGCTGGCTTTCAATCACCCCATCCACGACCAGCCGATGGCTTTCGAGGCCAAATTGCCGCCCGAGTTTGAACCCTGGATGAATTGCGTGCAAAGCTAG